Proteins encoded together in one Deinococcus hopiensis KR-140 window:
- a CDS encoding DUF4127 family protein, translating into MTRLLLIPPDTRPPTLEHPAQLARMTGAEVRVPPPEALPHFFTPGDTAVLRAWLLDEAQEAGALVVCLETLTLGGMIPARRVSDSLNVVLERLDVLREARALNPKLRIYAFGVIVRVAHDNDPHEEKPYYGEWGAALRTYSTAFDRHARHGAAEHPTLEAARVALPPEVLADWVGTRERNRALHLTALDLLASGTLTQLCLTLDDTTPYGLAAFDRRMLEARADELGVWDRLDVYPGADEVPCALIAQALRPQRVQAWVTYSGTLGAGAELIYEDRPAGELVRAHLRAAGCVLADSPGEADFVLAVNTPGIRQASFQPDFATVDTPHRHLPAFVDRMRDDLAAGRTVTLADIAYPNGSERRLWTLMQALPLADLAGYAAWNTAGNTLGSAVAFGKLAPLAQRPADHAEALFARFVDDALYQAFARAEVRGRLDNPSPFDLAEQRGAAEAHLRQIIAPRIQDLWARHFAGRALTLELGEPHLAWPRLFTGVFPLRVREG; encoded by the coding sequence ATGACCCGCCTGCTGCTTATCCCACCCGATACGCGCCCACCCACGCTGGAGCACCCTGCCCAACTCGCGCGGATGACGGGGGCGGAAGTCCGTGTGCCGCCGCCGGAGGCCCTACCCCACTTCTTTACGCCCGGCGATACGGCCGTGCTGCGCGCATGGTTGCTCGACGAAGCGCAGGAGGCCGGCGCCCTGGTGGTCTGTCTGGAAACACTGACCCTGGGGGGCATGATTCCTGCGCGGCGGGTGTCCGATTCGCTGAACGTGGTGCTGGAGCGCCTTGATGTGCTGCGGGAGGCGCGAGCGCTGAACCCGAAGCTCCGCATCTACGCCTTCGGCGTGATTGTTCGGGTGGCCCACGACAACGACCCACACGAGGAAAAGCCCTATTACGGCGAGTGGGGCGCTGCGCTGCGGACCTACTCCACGGCCTTTGATCGCCACGCCCGACATGGGGCCGCAGAGCACCCCACCCTGGAGGCCGCCCGCGTCGCCCTGCCCCCCGAAGTGTTGGCCGACTGGGTAGGCACCCGCGAGCGCAACCGCGCCCTGCACCTCACCGCACTGGACCTGCTGGCGAGCGGCACGCTGACGCAGCTGTGCCTGACGTTGGACGACACCACCCCGTATGGCCTCGCCGCCTTTGACCGCCGGATGCTGGAAGCCCGCGCGGACGAACTGGGCGTATGGGACCGGCTGGACGTATACCCCGGTGCGGACGAGGTGCCCTGCGCCCTGATCGCACAGGCGCTGCGCCCCCAGCGGGTGCAGGCCTGGGTCACGTACTCCGGCACGCTGGGCGCAGGGGCCGAACTGATCTACGAGGACCGCCCCGCTGGAGAACTCGTGCGGGCGCACCTCCGGGCGGCCGGCTGCGTACTGGCCGATTCTCCCGGTGAAGCCGATTTCGTCCTGGCCGTCAACACCCCGGGAATCCGCCAAGCAAGTTTCCAGCCCGACTTCGCCACAGTAGATACCCCGCACCGCCACCTCCCCGCCTTTGTGGACCGGATGCGGGACGATCTGGCGGCGGGGCGCACAGTCACTCTGGCCGACATCGCCTATCCCAACGGGAGCGAGCGGCGGTTGTGGACGCTCATGCAGGCGCTGCCCCTGGCGGACCTCGCCGGATATGCGGCCTGGAACACGGCGGGCAATACGCTCGGCTCGGCCGTGGCCTTTGGTAAGCTCGCCCCGCTGGCGCAGCGTCCGGCAGACCATGCCGAGGCCCTGTTCGCCCGCTTCGTCGACGACGCGCTGTATCAGGCGTTCGCCCGGGCAGAGGTGCGGGGACGGCTGGACAACCCCAGCCCGTTCGATTTGGCGGAGCAGCGGGGAGCGGCAGAGGCCCACTTGCGCCAGATCATCGCGCCAAGGATTCAGGACCTGTGGGCGCGGCACTTTG
- a CDS encoding alpha/beta hydrolase family protein produces the protein MTAERSFNPADPHATPMYGETPYLIERRAPAGVPLLIERPAAVADVRAICLVYHGAWAAKEGKLGAYSGLTAKGWAVVIPDAALHGERTADAPHGLNAREYVWESVRRTVAEAPALLNALADLFGSVPVSTVGSSMGGYVAQTLARTEKRVVRAAALITSGVWQEPEVRVPELRAFLEQHRPITHAKDAPPTPLLLASGDSDPTFPLNAHHVLTAAAYRETYARAGCPEAFQEQIFPGVGHYTSRGMRDAVLKFFLPD, from the coding sequence GTGACTGCCGAACGCAGCTTTAATCCTGCCGATCCCCACGCCACGCCCATGTACGGGGAGACGCCCTACCTGATTGAGCGCCGGGCGCCGGCCGGAGTGCCCCTGCTGATCGAGCGCCCTGCCGCGGTGGCGGACGTGCGGGCCATCTGCCTCGTCTACCACGGGGCCTGGGCCGCCAAGGAGGGCAAGCTGGGCGCGTACTCGGGGCTGACGGCGAAGGGCTGGGCCGTGGTCATTCCGGACGCGGCGCTGCACGGCGAGCGGACCGCGGATGCTCCCCACGGATTAAACGCCCGCGAGTACGTCTGGGAAAGCGTGCGGCGCACGGTGGCCGAGGCCCCGGCGTTGCTGAATGCCCTCGCAGACCTGTTTGGCTCCGTTCCCGTCTCCACTGTGGGTTCGAGCATGGGAGGCTACGTCGCGCAAACGCTGGCCCGGACGGAGAAACGGGTGGTACGTGCCGCCGCGCTCATCACTTCCGGCGTGTGGCAGGAACCCGAAGTGCGGGTGCCCGAATTACGCGCCTTTCTGGAGCAACACCGTCCCATCACACACGCGAAAGACGCGCCGCCCACGCCCCTTTTGCTGGCGAGCGGCGACAGTGACCCGACGTTTCCGCTGAACGCCCACCACGTTCTCACCGCTGCGGCCTACCGCGAAACCTATGCGCGGGCTGGATGCCCGGAGGCTTTTCAGGAACAGATTTTTCCCGGCGTGGGGCACTACACGAGTCGGGGGATGCGCGACGCCGTGTTGAAGTTCTTTTTGCCAGACTGA
- a CDS encoding histidine phosphatase family protein — MNGPLLLVRHARAAGQAPDAPLTAQGELGAAQLAQALAHRGVTRIVSSPWTRAVETARPLAERLGLKIETDERLTERVLSGVNLADWRTHLRASFADPALALPGGESGQVARARILAALEEASDRSGLTVVLTHGNLMALALGLDFEGWAALGNPDVRRLEPSGRAERLEVYP, encoded by the coding sequence GTGAATGGCCCGCTCCTCCTCGTCCGCCATGCCAGGGCCGCTGGGCAGGCCCCCGACGCGCCCCTTACTGCTCAGGGAGAACTGGGGGCGGCGCAGCTGGCGCAAGCGCTGGCACATCGGGGCGTTACCCGCATCGTGAGCAGTCCGTGGACGCGGGCGGTAGAAACGGCGCGGCCACTGGCCGAGCGGCTGGGGTTGAAGATCGAAACGGATGAGCGGCTGACGGAGCGGGTGCTGAGCGGCGTGAACCTCGCTGATTGGCGGACGCACCTGCGTGCCAGCTTTGCCGATCCCGCGCTTGCCCTGCCCGGCGGCGAGTCGGGTCAGGTGGCGCGGGCACGCATCCTCGCTGCGCTGGAGGAGGCCAGCGACCGGAGCGGACTCACGGTGGTGCTCACGCACGGCAACCTGATGGCCCTCGCGCTCGGCCTGGACTTCGAGGGCTGGGCCGCCCTCGGCAACCCCGACGTGCGGAGGCTGGAGCCCAGCGGCCGGGCCGAACGCCTGGAGGTGTACCCGTGA
- a CDS encoding DUF664 domain-containing protein translates to MTLTQPGRTEDKTRWYGIAPEAPFTPHIGALVDVPTYTRTALHADGDLTVERLGATPPRSRNSTGMLLARIAAVEQEDQHPSFKGRDERDVPGFTPYRAWPTLGEEGEPVRGQPLDPYPHGLETAWAKAPSTLPTKGGAWPAPHLTVPDFGNTHHRAWFHVMKDEAGYRGQMRLIRNIAVPEEKV, encoded by the coding sequence ATGACCCTCACCCAGCCAGGCCGGACCGAGGACAAGACGCGCTGGTACGGCATTGCGCCGGAGGCCCCCTTCACGCCGCACATCGGGGCGCTGGTGGACGTGCCGACCTACACGCGCACCGCCCTGCATGCGGATGGGGACCTCACGGTAGAGCGGCTCGGCGCCACGCCGCCCCGTTCCCGCAATTCCACCGGCATGCTGCTGGCGCGCATCGCGGCGGTGGAACAGGAGGATCAGCACCCCTCCTTCAAGGGCCGCGACGAACGGGACGTGCCCGGGTTCACGCCCTACCGCGCCTGGCCGACCCTGGGCGAGGAGGGCGAGCCGGTGCGCGGGCAGCCGCTGGACCCGTATCCGCACGGGTTGGAAACGGCCTGGGCAAAAGCCCCCTCCACGCTGCCAACAAAGGGCGGCGCCTGGCCCGCCCCGCACCTCACGGTTCCGGACTTCGGTAACACCCACCACCGGGCCTGGTTTCACGTCATGAAAGATGAGGCCGGCTACCGGGGCCAGATGCGTCTGATCCGCAACATCGCCGTACCGGAGGAGAAAGTGTGA
- a CDS encoding FAD-dependent oxidoreductase produces MTLSYVTAPRTWEVIVAGGGTAGAIAGIAAARAGARVLVVEALGSLGGTGTNAWVTPLMRNVSGGQNLNRGLTDELKARLHARGDGATDPGGNDNWFNPEGMKTVLEQMLLEAGGEVLYHTHVVATLAAEGTEPSANGHSFAGESERTHLSALILHNKGGLQAFCAGVIIDATGDADVAVRAGAPFHAGDEDGVHQAMSLRFSLAGVDTGQLAEFLNANGQGQSSPDFLHFWMVWGKKSSLEPLFREAVAAGVLEERDGDYFQGFSVPGRPGEISFNCPRIRADLNDGADPWHLSAAQTDGRAAIDRLTDFCRTFLPGCERAYIGTVAPMVGVRETRRVKGDYTLTLDDILDCRRFSDSICRNHYPVDIHSVKGGARLLHEREGTAPYFAPDAYHEIPYRALIPATLRNVLVPGRAASSTFEAQSAIRVQQNCHTMGEAAGIAAAWAARDHGADVRAVDVAALQREMRRWGGNV; encoded by the coding sequence ATGACCCTCTCCTACGTCACCGCACCCCGAACCTGGGAAGTCATCGTTGCGGGAGGTGGCACGGCCGGAGCCATCGCTGGAATTGCGGCGGCGCGGGCCGGAGCGCGGGTCCTCGTCGTGGAGGCGCTGGGCAGCCTGGGCGGCACGGGCACGAACGCCTGGGTGACGCCGCTGATGCGGAACGTCTCCGGAGGGCAGAACCTCAACCGGGGCCTGACGGACGAACTCAAGGCCCGACTGCACGCGCGGGGCGACGGCGCGACGGACCCCGGCGGTAACGACAACTGGTTCAATCCCGAGGGCATGAAAACGGTACTGGAGCAGATGCTGCTGGAGGCGGGCGGCGAGGTGCTGTACCACACGCACGTCGTTGCGACGTTGGCGGCAGAGGGCACAGAGCCGAGCGCAAACGGGCACAGCTTCGCAGGAGAAAGCGAAAGAACACACCTCTCCGCGCTCATTCTCCACAACAAAGGTGGGCTGCAGGCCTTCTGCGCTGGGGTCATCATCGATGCCACGGGCGACGCCGATGTGGCGGTGCGCGCCGGAGCGCCCTTCCACGCCGGGGACGAGGACGGCGTGCATCAGGCCATGAGCCTGCGCTTCTCGTTGGCGGGGGTGGATACCGGGCAACTGGCCGAGTTTCTGAACGCCAACGGTCAGGGGCAGAGCTCACCCGACTTCCTGCACTTCTGGATGGTGTGGGGAAAAAAATCGAGCCTGGAGCCGCTGTTCCGCGAAGCTGTGGCGGCGGGCGTGCTGGAGGAGCGCGACGGCGACTATTTCCAGGGCTTCAGCGTGCCGGGGCGTCCCGGCGAGATCAGCTTCAACTGCCCGCGCATCCGGGCAGATCTCAACGACGGCGCGGACCCCTGGCACCTCTCGGCGGCGCAGACGGACGGGCGAGCGGCCATTGACCGACTGACCGACTTCTGCCGCACCTTCCTGCCTGGCTGCGAGCGGGCGTATATCGGCACGGTGGCCCCAATGGTGGGCGTGCGTGAGACGCGGCGCGTCAAAGGCGACTACACGCTGACGCTGGACGACATTTTGGACTGCCGCCGCTTTTCCGATTCCATCTGCCGCAACCACTACCCGGTGGATATTCACTCCGTCAAAGGAGGCGCGCGCCTACTGCACGAGCGCGAGGGCACCGCACCCTACTTTGCCCCCGACGCCTACCACGAAATTCCGTACCGGGCGCTGATTCCGGCCACGCTCCGAAACGTCCTTGTGCCGGGCCGGGCGGCGAGCAGCACGTTTGAGGCACAGTCGGCCATTCGGGTACAGCAGAACTGCCACACGATGGGCGAGGCGGCGGGCATCGCGGCAGCGTGGGCCGCGCGGGACCACGGCGCAGACGTGCGGGCGGTGGATGTGGCGGCCCTGCAGCGGGAGATGCGGCGATGGGGCGGGAATGTGTAA
- a CDS encoding NUDIX domain-containing protein has protein sequence MLRKKTTFYVNARAIIERETPQGTEVLLQRRQKRGQPQRLEFPGGQLEPYEGILDALKREVREETGLKVTQLLDGTNRTANDAPGGEVECLTPSFVYQTTRGPVDSVGFFFRVRAAGELTQRGDGAGGHEWLALAELCRRFETQPDGFDWLTQGALRFYLRGKEA, from the coding sequence ATGCTTCGTAAGAAAACCACCTTCTACGTCAACGCCCGCGCCATTATTGAACGCGAGACCCCGCAGGGCACCGAGGTGCTGCTTCAACGCCGTCAGAAGCGTGGCCAGCCCCAGCGGCTGGAGTTTCCGGGCGGACAACTGGAACCCTACGAGGGGATTTTGGACGCCCTGAAGCGCGAAGTACGGGAGGAAACGGGCCTCAAGGTCACGCAACTGCTGGACGGAACAAACCGCACGGCGAACGACGCACCGGGCGGAGAGGTGGAGTGCCTGACCCCCTCTTTCGTGTACCAGACCACCCGCGGTCCGGTAGACAGTGTGGGCTTTTTCTTCCGCGTGCGGGCTGCGGGCGAGTTGACGCAGCGGGGCGACGGAGCGGGCGGGCACGAGTGGCTCGCGCTGGCCGAACTTTGCCGCCGCTTCGAGACGCAGCCGGACGGCTTTGACTGGCTGACGCAGGGCGCGCTGAGGTTTTACCTGAGAGGGAAAGAAGCATGA
- a CDS encoding carbohydrate ABC transporter permease produces MLKTSASPAVSREETALASARLRAQRRQRDRVANFFAYAVLIVIALIMLYPFYWTLITSVEPTGNIYSAKLLPSGVSLKNYREVFSGTTVPFWRLILNSVVICTLGVTLTVTLAALAAYPLAKMRFPGRDLIFYAILMLMVLPNEAGLIVNYITTVKLGFLRQENPILNVLAQYAAVVMPGIASIVGLFLLRQAYLGVPTELIEAARIDGAKELTIWRRIMLPLALPTIVAFAILEFVAYWNSFLWARIVLRDKELMPLSAGLLELSGNFSTNSRAVMAGAVITVLPILVIFAFGQRYFMKGIEGAVKG; encoded by the coding sequence ATGCTTAAAACGTCGGCCTCTCCTGCCGTCAGCCGTGAGGAAACGGCCCTCGCGTCGGCCCGACTCCGCGCGCAGCGGCGGCAGCGGGACCGCGTCGCCAATTTCTTCGCCTACGCGGTCCTGATCGTGATCGCATTGATCATGCTCTATCCCTTCTACTGGACGCTGATCACGAGCGTGGAGCCCACCGGCAACATCTACAGCGCCAAACTGCTGCCCAGCGGCGTCAGCCTGAAAAATTACCGCGAGGTCTTTTCCGGCACCACGGTGCCCTTCTGGCGGTTGATCCTGAACAGCGTCGTCATCTGCACGCTGGGCGTGACCCTAACCGTTACGCTGGCGGCGCTGGCCGCCTATCCGCTCGCCAAGATGCGCTTTCCGGGCCGGGACCTGATCTTCTACGCCATCTTGATGTTGATGGTGCTGCCCAACGAGGCGGGCTTGATCGTCAACTACATCACCACCGTCAAGCTGGGGTTTTTGCGGCAGGAAAACCCCATTCTCAACGTGCTGGCGCAGTATGCCGCCGTGGTGATGCCGGGCATCGCCAGCATCGTCGGGCTGTTCCTGCTGCGCCAGGCGTATCTGGGCGTGCCCACCGAACTGATCGAGGCCGCGCGCATCGACGGCGCAAAAGAGCTGACCATCTGGCGCCGCATCATGCTGCCGCTGGCGCTGCCCACCATCGTGGCCTTTGCGATTCTGGAGTTCGTGGCGTACTGGAACTCATTTTTGTGGGCGCGAATTGTGCTGCGCGACAAGGAACTGATGCCGCTCTCGGCGGGGCTGCTGGAGCTGTCGGGCAATTTCTCCACCAACTCGCGGGCGGTGATGGCGGGGGCCGTGATCACCGTGCTGCCCATTCTGGTGATCTTCGCCTTCGGGCAGCGCTACTTCATGAAGGGCATCGAGGGGGCAGTGAAGGGGTGA
- a CDS encoding carbohydrate ABC transporter permease, giving the protein MTTKSRRASRREEHEKGGTGAQVTARNTLLAYAFMLPFLILLVTYHTWPVFFGTYLAFTKYNILSPPQWVGLDNFRELAADEQFWSGLRNSLKYILVVPVIQFLSIAVAMLVNRPLRGIGFFRTVYYVPVVTSFAIVGLMWNWLYQQEGPVNTVLGALGLHQKGSLLNNPLTALYAVMFVTLWKGIGYYMVLYLAGLQAIGRELEEAAVIDGATRWQVFAHVTLPGLRPTVLVCSLLSTISALKVFDEIYVMTQGGPAGSTYTALFYTYSRAFVDFQYGLAAAGGLIIAVISIIFGLINFRLTRGGRADA; this is encoded by the coding sequence ATGACCACAAAGTCGCGGCGCGCTTCGCGCCGGGAAGAACATGAGAAGGGCGGCACGGGCGCACAGGTGACGGCCCGCAACACGCTGCTCGCCTACGCCTTTATGCTGCCGTTTCTGATCCTGCTCGTGACCTACCACACCTGGCCGGTGTTTTTCGGCACGTACCTGGCCTTCACGAAGTACAACATCCTCTCGCCGCCGCAGTGGGTGGGCCTGGACAATTTCCGCGAACTCGCCGCCGACGAGCAGTTCTGGTCCGGCCTGCGCAACAGCCTGAAGTACATCCTGGTGGTGCCGGTGATCCAGTTTCTGAGTATCGCCGTCGCCATGCTGGTCAACCGGCCGCTGAGGGGCATTGGCTTTTTCCGCACCGTGTATTACGTACCCGTGGTGACCAGCTTCGCCATCGTGGGCCTGATGTGGAACTGGCTGTACCAGCAGGAAGGGCCCGTGAATACCGTGCTGGGGGCGCTGGGGCTGCACCAGAAGGGCAGTCTGCTGAACAACCCCCTCACCGCCCTGTACGCCGTGATGTTCGTGACGCTGTGGAAGGGCATCGGCTACTACATGGTGCTGTATCTGGCGGGCCTTCAGGCCATCGGCCGAGAGCTGGAGGAAGCCGCCGTGATCGACGGCGCGACGCGCTGGCAGGTCTTCGCGCACGTCACGCTGCCGGGGCTGCGCCCCACGGTCCTGGTGTGCAGCCTGCTGTCCACCATCAGCGCCCTGAAGGTGTTCGACGAGATCTACGTGATGACCCAGGGCGGGCCGGCAGGCAGCACGTACACCGCGCTCTTCTACACCTATTCCCGCGCCTTTGTGGACTTCCAGTATGGCCTCGCCGCGGCAGGCGGCCTGATTATCGCGGTTATCAGCATCATTTTCGGCCTGATCAACTTTCGGCTGACGCGGGGAGGGCGGGCCGATGCTTAA
- the icd gene encoding NADP-dependent isocitrate dehydrogenase, translating into MTQNSHIQVPTQGEKITMQGDKLTVPNHPIIPFVEGDGTGPDIWRASVRVLDAAVEQAYGGERKIEWLEVYAGEKSVQVYGEGEWLPQETLDAFNEYLFGIKGPLTTPVGGGIRSINVALRQELDLYACVRPVQYFEGVPSPVKRPGDVNMVIFRENTEDIYAGIEYKAGTPEADKVREFLTGEMGVTKIRFPGSSSFGVKPVSKEGTERLVRAAIQFAIDNGRKSVSLVHKGNIMKFTEGGFRDWGYALAKREFGGVELDGGPWLQLPGGIVIKDVIADNFLQQILLRPTEYDVIATLNLNGDYISDALAAQVGGIGIAPGANINYVTGHAIFEATHGTAPKYAGKDVINPSSVILSGEMMLRYMGWTEAADLILKGLDQTIAQKTVTYDFARGMEGATEVKTSEFADRIIANIKGA; encoded by the coding sequence ATGACGCAGAACTCCCATATCCAGGTCCCCACCCAGGGCGAAAAGATCACCATGCAGGGCGATAAGCTCACGGTGCCCAACCACCCCATCATCCCCTTCGTGGAGGGTGACGGCACCGGCCCCGACATCTGGCGCGCCTCCGTGCGCGTGCTGGACGCAGCCGTGGAGCAGGCCTACGGCGGTGAGCGCAAGATCGAGTGGCTCGAAGTCTACGCGGGCGAGAAGAGCGTGCAGGTTTACGGCGAGGGCGAGTGGCTGCCCCAGGAGACGCTGGACGCCTTCAACGAGTACCTCTTCGGCATCAAAGGACCCCTCACCACGCCCGTCGGCGGCGGCATCCGCTCCATCAACGTGGCGCTGCGCCAGGAGCTGGACCTCTACGCCTGCGTGCGCCCCGTCCAGTACTTCGAGGGCGTGCCCAGCCCCGTCAAGCGTCCTGGTGACGTGAACATGGTGATCTTCCGCGAGAACACCGAGGACATCTACGCGGGCATCGAGTACAAGGCGGGCACCCCCGAAGCCGATAAGGTGCGCGAGTTCCTGACCGGCGAGATGGGCGTGACCAAGATCCGTTTTCCCGGGAGCAGCTCTTTCGGCGTGAAGCCGGTGTCCAAGGAAGGCACCGAGCGCCTCGTGCGCGCCGCGATCCAGTTCGCCATCGACAACGGGCGCAAGAGCGTCAGCCTGGTCCACAAGGGCAACATCATGAAGTTCACCGAAGGTGGATTCCGCGACTGGGGCTATGCGCTCGCCAAGCGCGAATTTGGCGGCGTGGAACTTGACGGCGGCCCCTGGCTGCAACTGCCTGGCGGCATCGTGATCAAGGACGTGATTGCGGACAACTTCCTCCAGCAGATCCTGCTGCGGCCCACCGAGTACGACGTGATCGCCACCCTGAACCTCAACGGCGACTACATCAGCGACGCCCTCGCCGCGCAGGTGGGCGGCATCGGCATCGCTCCCGGCGCGAACATCAACTACGTGACCGGCCACGCCATCTTCGAGGCCACCCACGGCACTGCGCCCAAGTACGCGGGCAAGGACGTCATCAACCCCTCGTCGGTGATCCTCTCCGGCGAGATGATGCTGCGCTACATGGGCTGGACTGAGGCCGCGGACCTGATCCTCAAGGGCCTGGACCAGACCATCGCGCAGAAGACCGTGACCTACGACTTCGCGCGCGGCATGGAAGGCGCGACGGAAGTGAAGACGAGCGAGTTCGCCGACCGAATCATCGCCAACATCAAGGGCGCGTAA